One Candidatus Omnitrophota bacterium DNA segment encodes these proteins:
- a CDS encoding acyl carrier protein, whose protein sequence is MTTSGIRESIRDFITRNYLGSPGLGIKRISDDDSFLKLGIVDSIGVIELVAFIQKAYGVKVEVAEILPENFDTVRNLEKYISKKKGGA, encoded by the coding sequence ATGACGACGTCCGGAATACGAGAGTCCATCAGGGATTTCATCACCAGGAACTATCTCGGCAGTCCCGGTCTGGGGATAAAAAGGATATCGGATGACGATTCTTTTCTGAAGCTCGGGATAGTTGATTCCATAGGCGTTATAGAGCTTGTGGCTTTCATACAGAAGGCATATGGGGTAAAGGTCGAGGTGGCGGAGATCCTGCCGGAGAACTTCGATACAGTACGTAACCTGGAAAAATACATATCCAAAAAGAAGGGGGGTGCTTGA